Proteins from a genomic interval of Phocoena phocoena chromosome 20, mPhoPho1.1, whole genome shotgun sequence:
- the LRFN3 gene encoding leucine-rich repeat and fibronectin type-III domain-containing protein 3 — MAVLPLLLCLLPLAPASSPPQPATPSPCPRRCRCQTQSLPLSVLCPGAGLLFVPPSLDRRAAELRLADNFIATVRRRDLANMTGLLHLSLSRNTIRHVAAGAFADLRALRALHLDGNRLTSLGEGQLRGLVNLRHLILSNNQLAALAAGALDDCAETLEDLDLSYNNLEQLPWEALGRLGNVNTLGLDHNLLASVPAGAFSRLHKLARLDMTSNRLTTIPPDPLFSRLPLLARPRGSPASALVLAFGGNPLHCNCELVWLRRLAREDDLEACASPPALGGRYFWAVGEEEFVCEPPVVTHRSPPLAVPAGRPAALRCRAVGDPEPRVRWVSPQGRLLGNSSRARAFPNGTLELLVTEPGDGGIFTCIAANAAGEATAAVELTVGPPPPPQLANSTSCDPPRDGDPDALTPPSAASVSASSKAADAGPPTDRGVQVTEHGATAALVQWPDQRPFPGIRMYQIQYNSSADDILVYRMIPADSSSFLLTDLASGRTYDLCVLAVYEDGATGLTATRPVGCHRFSTEPAPRPCGAPHAPFLGGTMIIALGGVIVASVLVFIFVLLMRYKVHGGQPPGTTKAPAPVSSVCSQTNGALGPTPAPPAPEPAAPRAHTVVQLDCEPWGPSHEPMGP, encoded by the exons ATGGCCgtcctccctctgctcctctgccTGCTGCCGCTGGCCCCCGCCTCGTCTCCACCCCAGCCAGCCACACCCAGCCCGTGTCCCCGCCGCTGCCGCTgccagacacagtccctgcccctaAGCGTGCTGTGCCCGGGGGCAGGCCTTCTGTTCGTTCCACCCTCGCTGGACCGCCGGGCGGCCGAGCTGCGCCTGGCGGACAACTTCATCGCGACCGTGCGGCGCCGTGACCTGGCCAACATGACGGGCCTGCTGCACCTGAGCTTGTCACGCAACACCATCCGCCACGTGGCCGCCGGCGCCTTCGCTGACCTTCGCGCCCTGCGCGCTCTGCACCTGGACGGCAACCGGCTGACGTCGCTGGGTGAGGGGCAGCTGCGCGGCCTGGTCAACTTGCGCCACCTCATCCTGAGCAACAACCAGCTGGCAGCGCTGGCGGCTGGGGCCCTGGACGACTGCGCTGAGACACTCGAGGACCTCGACCTCTCCTACAACAACCTCGAACAGCTGCCCTGGGAGGCGTTGGGCCGCCTGGGCAACGTCAACACGCTGGGCCTCGACCACAACCTACTGGCTTCCGTGCCCGCCGGCGCCTTTTCCCGCCTACACAAGCTGGCGCGGCTGGACATGACCTCCAACCGCCTAACCACCATCCCGCCCGACCCACTGTTCTCCCGCCTGCCACTGCTGGCCAGGCCCCGCGGCTCCCCCGCGTCCGCCCTGGTGCTGGCCTTCGGCGGGAACCCCCTGCACTGCAACTGCGAGCTGGTGTGGCTCCGGCGGCTGGCGCGGGAGGACGACCTCGAGGCCTGCGCCTCCCCGCCGGCCCTGGGTGGCCGCTACTTCTGGGCTGTGGGTGAGGAGGAGTTTGTGTGCGAGCCCCCCGTGGTGACACACCGTTCGCCGCCCCTGGCCGTGCCTGCCGGTCGGCCAGCCGCCCTGCGTTGCCGGGCAGTGGGCGACCCCGAGCCCCGTGTGCGCTGGGTGTCACCCCAGGGCCGGCTGCTGGGCAACTCGAGCCGAGCTCGCGCCTTCCCTAACGGGACTCTGGAGCTGCTGGTCACCGAGCCGGGCGATGGCGGCATCTTTACCTGCATCGCGGCCAATGCAGCTGGCGAGGCCACGGCTGCTGTGGAGCTGACCGTgggccccccgccgcccccccagCTAGCCAACAGCACAAGCTGCGACCCCCCGCGGGACGGGGATCCTGATGCCCTCACCCCGCCCTCTGCTGCCTCGGTCTCTGCCTCCTCCAAGGCGGCTGACGCCGGGCCCCCTACCGACCGTGGCGTCCAGGTGACTGAGCATGGGGCCACAGCTGCTCTAGTCCAGTGGCCAGATCAGCGGCCTTTCCCAGGCATCCGCATGTACCAAATCCAGTACAACAGCTCAGCCGACGACATCCTCGTCTACAG GATGATCCCAGCCGACAGCAGCTCCTTCCTGTTGACGGACCTGGCATCAGGCCGCACCTACGATCTGTGTGTGCTAGCCGTGTACGAGGACGGCGCCACGGGGCTGACAGCCACACGGCCTGTGGGCTGCCACCGCTTCTCCACTGAGCCAGCGCCGCGGCCCTGCGGGGCCCCGCACGCACCCTTCCTGGGCGGCACTATGATCATCGCACTGGGTGGTGTTATCGTGGCCTCGGTACTGGTCTTCATCTTCGTGCTGCTTATGCGCTACAAGGTGCACGGTGGCCAACCCCCGGGCACGACCAAGGCACCTGCGCCTGTCAGCAGCGTCTGCTCCCAGACCAATGGCGCCCTGGGCCCCACGCCGGCCCCGCCGGCTCCTGAGCCGGCCGCACCCAGGGCCCACACCGTGGTCCAGCTGGACTGTGAGCCCTGGGGGCCCAGCCACGAACCCATGGGACCCTAG